A region from the Tahibacter amnicola genome encodes:
- a CDS encoding DUF3247 family protein, translated as MAKYCDHVYSSPQDVAWLEGLIQQLPGGEHVRVTCRDGRIVTGIVSEPPILQVAEQPDGREGSNALLRLERAGGATLDGICDIWLDTITRVEPLIHPQVSELSH; from the coding sequence ATGGCCAAGTATTGTGATCACGTGTATTCCAGCCCCCAGGACGTGGCCTGGCTGGAAGGGCTGATCCAGCAATTGCCGGGCGGAGAGCACGTCCGCGTGACCTGTCGTGATGGCCGGATCGTCACCGGCATCGTCAGTGAGCCGCCGATCCTGCAGGTGGCTGAGCAGCCCGATGGCCGTGAGGGCAGCAATGCTTTGTTGCGCCTGGAGCGGGCCGGCGGTGCCACCCTGGATGGCATCTGCGACATCTGGCTCGACACCATCACGCGTGTGGAGCCGCTGATCCATCCGCAGGTCAGCGAGCTTTCGCACTGA